The following proteins are encoded in a genomic region of Tenebrio molitor chromosome 7, icTenMoli1.1, whole genome shotgun sequence:
- the Aldh gene encoding aldehyde dehydrogenase, mitochondrial, producing MLRLARSALTKIQKCSYSQLAVPAPQENPNVLYSGVFINNEWHKSKSGKTFKTINPSTGEVITEIQQGSKEDIDMAVDAAYEAFRFNSPWRTMDASDRGLLLNRLADLMERDAAYLASLETLDNGKPYHVAYPVDIMGSIKFIRYMAGWADKNHGKTIPMDGPFMCYTRHEPVGVCGQIIPWNFPLLMLAWKIAPALSMGNTVVLKPAEQTPLTALYVAQLIKEVGFPPGVVNIVPGFGDAGAALVSNPKVDKIAFTGSTEVGLKIQQMSGVGNLKRTTLELGGKSPNIILADVNIEQAVEQAHFGLFFNQGQVCCAGSRTFIEASIYDEFVERSVERAKKRTVGNPFDSKTEQGPQIDDVQMEKILSLIKEGASQGAKLLVGGKRIGDKGYFVEPTVFSQVEDNNVIAKEEIFGPVQQLMRFNQLDEIIDRANDTNYGLAAAVFSNDLDKVNYLVQGIKAGTVWVNTYNVLGAQTPFGGYKDSGHGREAGQYGISQYTEVKSIITALPKKNS from the exons ATGCTGCGACTGGCTAGATCTGCCCtcacaaaaattcaaaaatgcagTTACTCACAATTAGCTGTACCTGCCCCACAAGAAAATCCAAATGTTCTCTATTCAGGG GTATTCATTAACAATGAATGGCACAAATCAAAATCGGGTAAGACCTTCAAAACGATCAACCCCTCAACCGGGGAGGTCATCACCGAAATCCAGCAAGGCTCGAAAGAAGACATCGACATGGCGGTAGACGCCGCCTACGAAGCCTTCCGTTTTAACTCCCCTTGGAGGACAATGGACGCCTCCGACAGAGGCCTCCTTCTTAATAGACTCGCCGATTTAATGGAACGCGACGCCGCCTATCTTGCG AGTCTTGAAACACTAGACAACGGAAAACCGTATCACGTTGCGTACCCCGTCGACATCATGGGTAGCATCAAATTTATCAGGTACATGGCAGGATGGGCCGACAAGAATCATGGAAAAACCATCCCCATGGACGGTCCTTTTATGTGTTACACTCGCCACGAACCTGTGGGAGTTTGCGGACAAATCATCCCCTGGAACTTCCCCCTCTTGATGTTGGCCTGGAAGATAGCCCCCGCTCTCAGTATGGGCAACACTGTCGTCCTAAAACCTGCCGAACAAACCCCTCTCACTGCTCTCTACGTCGCACAATTGATCAAAGAAGTCGGTTTTCCTCCAGGTGTGGTCAATATAGTCCCTGGTTTCGGCGACGCCGGCGCCGCCCTAGTCTCCAATCCAAAAGTCGACAAAATCGCCTTCACTGGATCCACAGAAGTGGGTTTGAAAATCCAGCAGATGTCAGGGGTGGGAAACTTGAAACGAACAACTCTGGAATTGGGTGGCAAGAGCCCCAATATTATTTTGGCCGACGTAAATATAGAGCAAGCCGTGGAACAAGCTCACTTCGGTTTATTCTTCAATCAAGGTCAGGTGTGCTGTGCCGGCTCTAGAACCTTCATCGAGGCCTCGATCTACGACGAGTTCGTCGAGAGGTCGGTAGAGAGGGCGAAAAAACGTACAGTTGGAAATCCCTTCGATTCGAAAACGGAGCAAGGGCCACAGATCGACGACGTCCAGATGGAAAAAATCTTGAGTCTCATCAAAGAGGGAGCCAGTCAGGGTGCCAAGTTGTTGGTGGGCGGCAAGCGGATCGGAGACAAGGGGTACTTCGTCGAACCCACCGTTTTCTCTCAAGTTGAAGACAACAACGTAATTGCCAAGGAGGAA ATTTTCGGTCCGGTGCAACAACTGATGCGTTTCAACCAGCTAGATGAGATCATCGATCGTGCAAATGATACCAATTATGGACTGGCCGCGGCGGTTTTCTCCAACGATTTAGATAAAGTCAATTATTTAGTGCAGGGAATCAAAGCTGGGACGGTCTGGGTCAACACTTACAACGTGTTGGGCGCCCAAACACCGTTCGGCGGTTATAAAGACTCCGGCCATGGGAGAGAAGCCGGACAATATGGAATAAGTCAATACACTGAGGTTAAAAGCATTATCACCGCTCTTCCAAAGAAAAATTCCTAA
- the Dolk gene encoding dolichol kinase isoform X2 yields the protein MAFSIWSAIFSTILYYKLYIFILEKLPKCFTLGEAAVCTQSYTLLLYFTLVNVFQHVEKTPTTVMQMSTLTIQVGLFGISTIIFLTYLCGIRSPTKFYILTGSVFVFTVLLPLEILLKKNALLWILNLFWDDLQTNKVVLYWTVFSLVAIVSVNKRIKEAKKATTAVRKIFHVLTVAVFVPGLVYNCSFLYLASGVIFGIFFLLEVLRILNVPPLGQALQNGLVIFGDEKDTGIIALTPMYLLAGCALPLWIHPAPCDVTNSATFSLLPLLSGLLTIGIGDTAASIVGSRFGTHHWHGSKKTIEGTIACVVSQLLTICFLIFLDVLKLPTTKDHVKTVVAIIMTSILEAKTDQVDNLALPFVMYLVLIV from the exons ATGGCATTTTCAATATGGAGtgcaattttttctacaatacTCTACTACAAACTTTATATCTTCATCTtagaaaaattgccaaaatgtTTTACTCTCGGTGAAGCCGCCGTGTGTACCCAAAGCTACACACTGTTGCTATACTTCACCCTCGTGAATGTTTTTCAACATGTTGAAAAAACCCCAACTACCGTAATGCAAATGTCGACTCTTACTATCCAG gTCGGCCTATTTGGAATATctacaataatatttttaacatacCTGTGCGGCATCAGAAGTCCTACGAAGTTTTACATATTAACGGGAagcgtttttgtttttacggTGCTCTTGCCGTTAGAAATTTTACTGAAGAAGAATGCACTTTTGtggattttaaatttattttgggaCGACCTCCAAACA aACAAAGTCGTACTATACTGGACCGTCTTTAGTCTTGTCGCAATTGTATCAGTCAACAAACGAATAAAAGAAGCCAAAAAAGCAACTACCGCTGTACGAAAAATCTTCCACGTTTTAACCGTAGCAGTTTTTGTACCTGGCCTCGTCTACAATTGTTCGTTTTTATATTTGGCAAGTGGTGTAATATtcggaatattttttttgctagAG gttttaagaattttaaatgtgCCACCTCTTGGACAAGCTTTGCAAAATGGACTTGTTATATTCGGCGACGAGAAAGACACGGGAATCATTGCGTTGACGCCGATGTATCTTCTAGCAGGTTGTGCTCTGCCTCTATGGATACATCCAGCACCTTGTGATGTTACAAATTCGGCCACTTTCAGTCTATTACCGTTATTAAGTGGATTGCTCACGATTGGAATCGGTGACACGGCGGCAAGCATTGTAGGGTCCAGATTTGGAACGCACCATTGGCATG GTTCCAAGAAGACGATAGAAGGGACGATCGCCTGTGTTGTTAGTCAACTACTGACGATTTGCTTTCTTATCTTCTTAG ATGTTTTAAAACTGCCAACTACTAAAGATCACGTTAAGACTGTTGTAGCGATTATAATGACTTCCATACTTGAAGCAAAAACTGATCAAGTTGACAATTTAGCGTTACCGTTTGTAATGTACTTAGTTCTTATTGTATAA
- the Dolk gene encoding dolichol kinase isoform X1, with the protein MVKMQIINEQNVAQFLKKHKVQTRPNAGPGLWLTLLLPLALIISAATQPIISTSTYKLSSIFSVGLICSSLVFLYQISSNKRLKIFNAWLIAACIIVTVLFRICLHRGMAFSIWSAIFSTILYYKLYIFILEKLPKCFTLGEAAVCTQSYTLLLYFTLVNVFQHVEKTPTTVMQMSTLTIQVGLFGISTIIFLTYLCGIRSPTKFYILTGSVFVFTVLLPLEILLKKNALLWILNLFWDDLQTNKVVLYWTVFSLVAIVSVNKRIKEAKKATTAVRKIFHVLTVAVFVPGLVYNCSFLYLASGVIFGIFFLLEVLRILNVPPLGQALQNGLVIFGDEKDTGIIALTPMYLLAGCALPLWIHPAPCDVTNSATFSLLPLLSGLLTIGIGDTAASIVGSRFGTHHWHGSKKTIEGTIACVVSQLLTICFLIFLDVLKLPTTKDHVKTVVAIIMTSILEAKTDQVDNLALPFVMYLVLIV; encoded by the exons AtggtaaaaatgcaaattataAACGAGCAGAACGTTGCGCAGTTTTTGAAGAAACATAAAGTACAAACCAG GCCAAATGCAGGACCAGGTTTGTGGCTCACACTCTTGCTACCTTTGGCACTTATTATTTCTGCTGCAACACAACCAATAATATCCACTTCAACATATAAACTGTCCTCAATATTTTCTGTTGGGTTAATTTGCTCTTCTTTAGTGTTTCTATACCAAATTTCAAGCAATAAAagactgaaaattttcaatgctTGGCTGATAGCAGCCTGTATCATAGTCACAGTCCTGTTTCGAATATGTCTTCACAGAG ggATGGCATTTTCAATATGGAGtgcaattttttctacaatacTCTACTACAAACTTTATATCTTCATCTtagaaaaattgccaaaatgtTTTACTCTCGGTGAAGCCGCCGTGTGTACCCAAAGCTACACACTGTTGCTATACTTCACCCTCGTGAATGTTTTTCAACATGTTGAAAAAACCCCAACTACCGTAATGCAAATGTCGACTCTTACTATCCAG gTCGGCCTATTTGGAATATctacaataatatttttaacatacCTGTGCGGCATCAGAAGTCCTACGAAGTTTTACATATTAACGGGAagcgtttttgtttttacggTGCTCTTGCCGTTAGAAATTTTACTGAAGAAGAATGCACTTTTGtggattttaaatttattttgggaCGACCTCCAAACA aACAAAGTCGTACTATACTGGACCGTCTTTAGTCTTGTCGCAATTGTATCAGTCAACAAACGAATAAAAGAAGCCAAAAAAGCAACTACCGCTGTACGAAAAATCTTCCACGTTTTAACCGTAGCAGTTTTTGTACCTGGCCTCGTCTACAATTGTTCGTTTTTATATTTGGCAAGTGGTGTAATATtcggaatattttttttgctagAG gttttaagaattttaaatgtgCCACCTCTTGGACAAGCTTTGCAAAATGGACTTGTTATATTCGGCGACGAGAAAGACACGGGAATCATTGCGTTGACGCCGATGTATCTTCTAGCAGGTTGTGCTCTGCCTCTATGGATACATCCAGCACCTTGTGATGTTACAAATTCGGCCACTTTCAGTCTATTACCGTTATTAAGTGGATTGCTCACGATTGGAATCGGTGACACGGCGGCAAGCATTGTAGGGTCCAGATTTGGAACGCACCATTGGCATG GTTCCAAGAAGACGATAGAAGGGACGATCGCCTGTGTTGTTAGTCAACTACTGACGATTTGCTTTCTTATCTTCTTAG ATGTTTTAAAACTGCCAACTACTAAAGATCACGTTAAGACTGTTGTAGCGATTATAATGACTTCCATACTTGAAGCAAAAACTGATCAAGTTGACAATTTAGCGTTACCGTTTGTAATGTACTTAGTTCTTATTGTATAA
- the LOC138134515 gene encoding myotubularin-related protein 10-B yields the protein MTEFRESRFKSYIDEEELASVNLTDEQRTKLLDGETVVCEAQKVLLFAPLSDRKKATLGVLTVTTFKLSFASAEDRDAENCYQQNFLLGPNDACLSSIDTIYQIGDKTKKKLIPGQNVSGKIKELLVICKNMRSLEFSFKHGEKDSGKNITNALLHHAYPKRHSLLFAYDYKEPCFNSLLKEVCLFRKRENWKKELERTKCKNWKASVVNENFQTSHAMMSTLIVPQSLMDNSLTLAVERFQNRCCPVWVWGTSTGAALVRMADLLPTIQDRTQENMLLEHIRKSHPEKKQPYIIDLSKECPSPKEIQSSFLKLRDLCVPENLRTFKNQDFKFYGLLDSTKWMSHVSTCLSKALEAVNQILDQTSTVVLQEGNGQDLNCVISSLTQLMLDPYFRTKFGFQSLIQKDWVAMGHPFANRLGHILNKDIDQSPVFLVFLDCVWQLMQQYPTAFQFSETYLTTIWDSAHISIFDTFLFNCEHDRIIAESGGAGHSSLILRSVWDWSEQFGEKDIALFCNPLFDDSFKRVLRPATSVSHLDVWMQCYFRWLPDLEIRNGGRPQIDLCSRFIVAEIFELQEKIQTGEVNGKLNRNKEEHLELLRKVNSFFPFSRNSGQVAGMLPLNVLLTGDLLDSQSILNLNND from the exons ATGACTGAATTCAGAGAATCTCGCTTTAAAAGTTACATTGATGAGGAGGAGCTCGCG tCAGTCAATCTCACAGATGAACAAAGGACAAAACTTCTCGATG GTGAAACAGTAGTTTGTGAGGCACAAAAAGTGTTgttatttgcaccactgaGTGATAGAAAAAAGGCAACTTTAGGCGTTTTAACAGTTACAACTTTCAAGTTATCTTTTGCCAGTGCTGAAGATAGAGATGCAGAAAATTGTTACcaacaaaattttctgttaGGTCCCAATGATGCATGCTTGTCTTCCATTGATACAATTTATCAGATTggagataaaactaaaaagaaattaattccagGTCAAAATGTGTCAGGCAAAATCAAGGAATTGCTTGTTATTTGTAAA AACATGAGATCCTTAGAATTCAGTTTCAAACATGGAGAGAAAGATAGCggtaaaaatattacaaatgcGCTATTGCATCATGCTTATCCAAAGAGGCACAGTTTATTATTTGCCTATGATTATAA GGAGCCATGTTTTAATTCATTATTGAAAGAAGTATGTCTTTTTCGCAAAAGAGAGAACTGGAAAAAGGAACTGGAGAGGACAAAGTGCAAAAATTGGAAGGCATCAGTTGTCAATGAGAATTTCCAAACATCACATGCAATGATGTCCACCTTAATTGTACCCCAGTCTCTCATGGATAATTCTCTAACATTGGCAGTTGAACGTTTTCAAAATAGATGCTGTCCAGTATGG GTTTGGGGTACATCCACAGGCGCCGCGCTAGTCAGAATGGCCGATCTTTTGCCGACAATCCAGGATCGTACTCAAGAAAATATGTTACTGGAACATATCCGCAAGAGCCACCCGGAAAAGAAGCAGCCATATATAATAGATCTCAGCAAAGAATGTCCATCGCCAAAAGAAATCCAATCGAGCTTCCTCAAACTTAGAGATCTTTGTGTACCTGAAAATTTACGAAcgttcaaaaatcaagattttaAATTCTACGGTTTACTCGACTCGACCAAATGGATGAGTCACGTGTCCACCTGTTTATCCAAAGCCCTCGAAGCTGTCAACCAAATATTAGATCAGACGTCGACAGTCGTCTTGCAAGAAG GTAACGGTCAAGACCTCAATTGCGTCATTTCAAGTCTGACCCAGCTGATGTTGGACCCGTATTTTCGAACGAAGTTCGGGTTTCAGTCGTTGATCCAGAAAGATTGGGTGGCGATGGGACACCCTTTCGCCAATAGATTAggacacattttgaacaaggACATCGACCAATCGCCTGTGTTCTTGGTGTTTCTCGACTGCGTGTGGCAATTAATGCAGCAGTACCCAACAGCTTTCCAATTCAGCGAGACTTACCTCACCACTATCTGGGACTCTGCCcatatttccatttttgacacgttTTTGTTTAACTGCGAGCACGACCGAATTATAGCCGAGAGC GGCGGTGCTGGTCACAGCTCGCTCATTTTACGGAGCGTGTGGGATTGGAGCGAACAGTTCGGCGAGAAAGACATCGCCTTGTTCTGTAATCCTCTCTTCGACGACAGCTTCAAACGAGTACTCAGGCCCGCCACCAGCGTCTCTCACCTCGACGTCTGGATGCAATGCTACTTCCGATGGTTACCAGATTTAGAAATTCGCAACGGGGGAAGACCGCAAATAGATTTGTGTAGTAGATTTATAGTGGCGGAGATATTCGAATTGCAGGAGAAAATACAGACTGGGGAAGTTAACGGAAAGTTGAACAGGAACAAAGAGGAACATTTGGAGTTGTTAAGGAAGGTGAACAGTTTCTTTCCCTTTAGTCGAAATAGTGGACAGGTCGCAGGTATGTTGCCTCTTAACGTTTTACTTACTGGAGATTTGCTGGATTCGCAATCCATACTTAATTTAAACAATGATTAA
- the LOC138134504 gene encoding nuclear exosome regulator NRDE2: MSLFPAFAADAEATQFKEPPQVNWLQNTSFQIDVTPHTEEPAKETPSTPDDEPEPKKRKKEKKHKHKTNKEKRAAAEITEYKEEGFAIDKVRNKEFLTVKTISRPSAPKYSVRYYVNSFKARRRKKFKRYYHHARKINDKSDTEEQLITKKNLDAMGGSKKDDNFAGFQQETNLSQTTATYNRKLTENVHDIKLWLEYVKFQDTVYQFEKTYRKGSIAKGLRVLAERKLSILDKALTHNQNCEELLRERLNVAVNVYPSDELQVLLKGLVDKEQGNIILWQGYIESTQCSMSHCNTPAVLNLYIKCLSILHKLRRNSTMEKAQLEENILKMLYQCGLFLKQAGLFEQLWTLLRLYLELNLSASDKSKFNISSGFEEKQLVEFEEVVFNSQLPLHELWLRTEKLREACHWLPFAEDGQCEDPQRLVFPEDVAELIHPITMPENTFKLIATILTLMKIPLLFCRHSTMQDLGLDYVPWALDSIESLLPIFLPLYPIDLRNDNLIIDNRLSVGPQYLKVLPGQEEYLNFVLSTMKSCAECLTGDDRTATTVWWLRFQKLLIILEKENRFKLPQGFGKKIKSNVKALLKQEENRSNIIFYCEYALIEYELGNIETCLNIIRTALSFSSNRMILASTVDEEQTARCYLYRILIEVYLNTKKDSEALKHLIGYVLERNGPVDTLNDDVFNQATLKFKHVTLQLLQKEMDKLPVANQFLPNFLTDWIICNGWFLYLTKGAIQCGTFIENILCELEDKQQGMMWQKEVIFEFYVAVFFKHCTLNPGYGTFKILDDVLSRAIEQYPNNLFLLTVLAKEQSITSCSGAPWWKLKSLLVKTGRAFPILFLVLIGNQQSVAVRETFVETFTGKKYEMSGSHKNRMLALFRLITRPDMCTRRCGLVWRLYLQFVHAHFDPALCRNVYYCAVEECPWLKALYIDAAIYIPAELAQIQDLLIEKQLRLHVTPEELDVLRS, from the exons ATGTCGCTGTTCCCAGCATTTGCGGCTGACGCAGAAGCTACACAATTTAAAGAACCACCTCAAGTAAATTGGCTTCAAAACACCAGTTTCCAAATAGATGTAACTCCACATACTGAAGAACCTGCTAAAGAGACTCCATCCACTCCAGATGACGAGCCCGAGCCGAAGAAAcgaaagaaagagaaaaaacacaaacacaaaacaaacaaagaaaaGCGAGCTGCTGCTGAAATCACAGAATACAAAGAGGAAGGTTTTGCAATTGATAAAGTACGCAACAAAGAGTTCTTGACTGTCAAAACAATATCAAGACCTTCCGCTCCAAAATACAGTGTCAGGTATTACGTTAACAGTTTCAAAGCACGCcgcagaaaaaaatttaaaaggtaTTACCATCATGCGCGAAAAATCAATGATAAAAGTGACACAGAGGAGCAGCttataacaaaaaagaatCTTGACGCCATGGGAGGAAGCAAAAAAGACGATAATTTCGCCGGATTTCAACAAGAAACAAACTTGTCACAAACGACAGCGACGTACAATCGGAAATTGACGGAAAATGTGCACGACATTAAGTTGTGGTTGGAATATGTGAAGTTTCAAGATACAGTTTATCAATTTGAAAAGACATACCGGAAGGGCAGTATCGCGAAAGGATTGCGCGTGTTAGCAGAGCGTAAACTCTCAATCTTAGACAAAGCCCTCACTCACAATCAAAACTGTGAAGAGCTGTTGAGGGAACGATTAAACGTTGCCGTCAATGTGTACCCCTCTGATGAGCTACAAGTTCTTTTGAAAGGTCTGGTAGATAAAGAACAAGGCAACataattttatggcagggcTACATAGAGTCAACTCAGTGTTCAATGTCACATTGTAACACCCCTGCTGTGTTAAATTTGTACATAAAGTGCTTGTCCATTCTACATAAATTACGCCGCAATTCTACAATGGAAAAAGCACAActtgaagaaaacattttaaaaatgttgtaccAGTGTGGGTTGTTTTTGAAACAAGCCGGTCTGTTTGAACAGTTGTGGACGTTACTGAGATTATACCTCGAACTGAACCTTTCCGCAAGCGACAAGTCCAAATTTAATATCTCGTCAGGTTTCGAAGAAAAACAACTAGTCGAGTTCGAGGAGGTGGTCTTCAACTCACAATTACCTCTGCACGAGTTGTGGTTGAGGACGGAAAAACTGAGAGAGGCGTGCCACTGGTTACCCTTTGCAGAAGATGGTCAATGCGAAGATCCACAACGTCTGGTGTTCCCCGAAGACGTGGCGGAACTAATCCATCCAATCACAATGCCCGAAAACACTTTCAAATTGATAGCGACAATTCTCACACTAATGAAGATTCCTCTTCTGTTCTGTAGACACAGCACAATGCAGGACTTGGGTCTGGATTACGTCCCCTGGGCTCTCGATTCCATCGAGTCCTTGTTGCCAATTTTCTTACCTTTGTATCCGATCGATCTAAGAAACGACAATCTAATCATCGACAATCGACTATCGGTGGGACCTCAGTATTTAAAAGTGTTGCCAGGACAAGAagaatatttgaatttcgtCCTGTCAACAATGAAAAGTTGTGCTGAATGCTTGACCGGTGACGATCGTACAGCTACGACAGTTTGGTGGCTAAGATTTCAAAAGCTGCTGATCATTTTGGAAAAAGAGAACAGATTCAAGCTGCCTCAAGGGTTCGGCAAGAAGATCAAATCTAACGTGAAAGCGTTGCTAAAGCAGGAGGAGAACAGAAGcaacatcattttttattgcGAGTACGCGTTGATCGAATACGAATTGGGAAACATTGAGACGTGTCTCAATATAATACGAACCGCCCTCTCCTTTAGTTCAAACAGAATGATCCTGGCTAGTACAGTCGACGAAGAACAAACCGCTCGCTGCTACCTTTACCGGATTTTGATTGAAGTTTATTTGAATACAAAAAAAGATTCGGAAGCTTTGAAGCACTTGATAGGATACGTTTTGGAGAGAAACGGTCCAGTGGACACCTTAAACGACGACGTATTCAATCAAGCAACTCTCAAGTTCAAACACGTAACActgcaactgttacaaaaaGAGATGGACAAGCTTCCGGTTGCAaatcaatttttaccaaacttTTTGACCGACTGGATCATTTGCAACGGTTGGTTTTTGTATCTGACCAAAGGTGCCATCCAGTGTGGCACGTTCATCGAAAATATCTTGTGCGAGCTGGAAGACAAGCAGCAGGGAATGATGTGGCAAAAAGAAGTTATTTTCGAGTTTTACGTCGCCGTCTTTTTCAAACACTGCACTCTCAATCCCGGATACggaacttttaaaattttggacgATGTGCTAAGTAGAGCCATCGAACAGTACCCCAACAATCTCTTTCTGCTGACGGTTCTCGCCAAAGAACAGAGCATCACGAGTTGTTCCGGCGCCCCCTGGTGGAAGTTGAAGTCTTTGTTGGTCAAAACCGGACGAGCCTTTCCGATACTGTTTTTGGTGCTTATAGGGAACCAACAAAGTGTGGCCGTTCGAGAGACATTCGTCGAAACATTCACAG GGAAAAAGTATGAGATGAGCGGAAGTCACAAAAACAGGATGTTGGCTTTATTCAGGCTCATTACCAGACCGGATATGTGTACGAGGAGATGCGGATTAGTCTGGAGGTTGTACCTGCAATTTGTCCACGCCCATTTTGATCCTGCGCTGTGCAGGAATGTCTATTATTGTGCGGTTGAAGAGTGCCCTTGGTTAAAA gCGTTGTATATCGACGCTGCTATTTATATTCCTGCGGAATTGGCACAAATTCAGGATCTTCTGATCGAAAAACAACTTCGTCTTCACGTAACCCCCGAGGAATTGGATGTGTTACGTAGCTAA